The DNA sequence CATGCGCATATGAggatgtatatatttgtatatatgtggaTGTGTaagtacatgtatacatttatgtatgtgtacgtataaaTGAGTACATAATAAGGCCCTTGcagttttatttatatgtaaaggTATTCTAAAACTACCCCACGGGCAAGTGTTCCATTTAAACAGTTAAGTGGTGCTATTTCGGCCAATTtgcatcaaaaaaaaaaaaaaaaaaaaaaaattcacgAATCTTGATTTGTTCAGAAAATATACTTCGATTTTTTTTAGTCTATTCCCCAATTCGccattttatttgttcaaaagtttatatatttaaatatttatatatttaaatttttatatatttaaatttttatttatttatttgtttatttgtatatatatatttatttttttaccacTTTGTTTATTTGCCTACTTTTAAGGTGCaacataaacaaaaaaaaatttacttctgtatgtataaatgtaatataaaattttcctttttttttgtctttttttatacatgaaAACATTCTATTACACGACACCACAgtaacaaaaagaaaaaaataattaaatataaattaaatacaaattaaatataaattaaatacaaattaaatacaaattaaatacaaaataaatacaaaataaatacaaattaaatacaaattaaatacaaaataaatacagaataaatacaaattaaatacaaattaaatacaaaataaattcaaattaaatacaaaatacataaaaaaagtagaaaataatgttttagtatttttaaagtgttaaatgtaaaatgtaatgttttaaaaaaacaatcttaacatatattaacatttaaaataattttttgtgtatacatattttatttgcatATTGTTAACATACTTTTCCCGGTGTGGTTATATAGTGCAAAGGGGACAATTCTTTCTAATAAGTAAGAACAGATACTAATTTTTAactaacatatattttaaatatgatacaagtatattataaataccTGTAGATGCAATTCTGAGTAATTTTTTGACATATGCAGTATTATCAGGTTGTTCACAACTTAGGCGCATAcgcatgtatacatacatacatacatacattcatattagcatatatacacataaacaaGTATGCATATCACCATACATGCAAACGCACGTACATACAAATGCAATTACATACATATCCATGTTCCTCTTTAAAATTACCTGCTTTCAATTAAACGCTTTACGTAGACTCTTTAAAATgtgttcatttaaaaaaattttaacaataaaaatttgaaatttttttttaatttgttcatcGTAAAAAACAAACAGTGGTGaatgcatattttattaatgtttttaaagTTCCCCTTTCAACTAtaggtatacatatatatatatatacatacgtacataggTAACATATATCATATGGACAAATATATGCACAGGCATATGCACATTTATTACTAATTCCCCACAAAGCGTATTTTCTCCCTCTGCGGAAGAAgaataatatgtacatttttctttaacacacacacatacacatatatatacacataacgAAGAAAGGtagttaatttttattttccactatttttaccttttgTGGGAATATTTGCTTTTTccttcaatttttatttttcctattttgaAAGTGAGAACCTCGAATTTGTGTTAttgatttaatttttacatttctcATCCTCCTGCATATctttgcatatatgtacatatatatatatattatttttaatgaataattttaattttgctgACATTTGTCCATATATTCATTCATTCCGgattcattaatttatttacgtATTTACCTAATTGCATagttatttacttatttgtttatatatttacttgtttgcttatttatttaccttcatttttatttatttacctatttgcttatttattcatctatatgtttatttatttacctatttgcatatttacttatttacttcttcacattttttcgatttcactttttttttttttttttcaaattctcTTTTACATCAAttcaaaaaaacaaaatgcaGATGCGTTCATGTAATACTCATGTGAAAGAATTCGTAGGAGAGTTTATAGGAACATTTGTGTTGATGTTTTTTGGGGAAGGTTCAACAGCAAATTATCTTACAGTTGAAAGCGCAAAAGATTGGTTAAGATTATGTATAGGATGGAGTTTAGGTGTATTTTTTGGAATTTTAGTATCAGCCAAACTAAGCGGTGCACATTTAAATTTAGCAGTGTCAATAGGATTAGCAAGTATTAAAAAGTTTGAATATGTGAAAAtacctttatattttttagcaCAACTACTAGGATCCTTTTTAGCTACATCATCAGTATATGGATTATATCATGGTTTtggaattaataaaattcctGAATATTCATGGGAGACGTCTAGAAATGCGGCTGTTAGTATTCCAAGTGCTTTTATTCatgaattaatattaacgggaatattattatttgtaatattagTTGTAACTAATGAAACAATATGTGGAGAATTCCATGTTTTGAAAGTTAGTGGAGTAGTTGGATTAACCATTTTATGTATTGGTTTAAGTTTTGGTGGTAATACAGGTTTTGCTCTTAATCCTTCAAGAGATTTAGGTGCTAGATTCCTTTCGTTAATTGCTTATGGAACAGATGCATTTACAAAAGATAGCTTTTATTTTTGGATTCCTCTTACTGCTCCAATTGTAGGAGCTGTAATTTTTTGTCAATTTTtcgataaaataattttcccATTAGTAGAAATGGTAGAAGACAATAAAGGTGTAGCAGAggtataatttttgaaaaacgttcatactatttttttttttttttttttttttttaataattattatatatttcatcatCTCTCAGCACTTATTTTAGCTGAAGTAATGACatctttataatattatgttatacCTTAAAAATtactgtttttatattttaattttttgccATTTTTATACACATCCAATTTGCTATGCGtttgtttataaatacatcTTCTGTTGcctatttattattaaatctGTGTTCTCGAGGGTGCACATAAATAGACAAACAGATAaacgtatgcatataaatttatatatgtatatataaataaataaataaatataaatataagtaaatatatatatatatatatatatatatatatatatatacgcatttTTAACGATTTCACGGGACTATGAAAAAATACGATCTTCGTACACCCATGGTGCACAAAATTTTCGAGTGCGTGTGTACTCATctacatgtatttatgtgtGAATCCAGAACTGCAATTATTTGTAATCATTTCACTTTAGCTGCAatctttaaaatttgtttcGTTTTCTCTCCTTTTTCCggtatgcttatatatatatgtaatatgtgAGGTGCATACTAAAGTTATTAGGCGGAAAAGAAGAAACaccacaattttttttttttttttttttttatatatttcaatccTTATGATTTTAGAGGTACTCTTTAATTATTCTCATTTTGGTAGATGTGCTTGCgttgttcatattttagTAAGTACGTGAACAGGTAATGAGTACTTAACAAATATGAATTGTTAATGAGTACTTCGCAAATATGAATTGTTAATGAGTACTTCGCAAATATGAATCGGTAATGAGTACTTCGCAAATATGAATCGGTAATGAATACTCGGTAAATACGAATTTATTATGTTAGTATGTGAGAACTGGTAATACTTGGTAAATCTGAATTTGTTATGTTTACCCAGCAAATGAACATTCGTtatgctatatttttttttttttttattttgctttgaattattaaaaattttcgcAGGAGATGAAAGGACAGtaaataagaattatttaaaatgttagcGCATGAACATGATTCAGAAAAAGTAGAGAGAAACAcccatatttaaataatatcgGCGTGAATTAGTTATCATAAGAaaagaaacagaaaaaaaaaaaaaataaataaataaaagaaataaaagaaaataaagattagcataaatacatataaatat is a window from the Plasmodium brasilianum strain Bolivian I chromosome 9, whole genome shotgun sequence genome containing:
- a CDS encoding aquaglyceroporin, which codes for MQMRSCNTHVKEFVGEFIGTFVLMFFGEGSTANYLTVESAKDWLRLCIGWSLGVFFGILVSAKLSGAHLNLAVSIGLASIKKFEYVKIPLYFLAQLLGSFLATSSVYGLYHGFGINKIPEYSWETSRNAAVSIPSAFIHELILTGILLFVILVVTNETICGEFHVLKVSGVVGLTILCIGLSFGGNTGFALNPSRDLGARFLSLIAYGTDAFTKDSFYFWIPLTAPIVGAVIFCQFFDKIIFPLVEMVEDNKGVAEV